Proteins from a genomic interval of Tachyglossus aculeatus isolate mTacAcu1 chromosome 8, mTacAcu1.pri, whole genome shotgun sequence:
- the SNX21 gene encoding sorting nexin-21 has protein sequence MASRLLHRLRRALGGEGPPATPEAQDFPESSELDDDTAERLSTRLSGTLSFTDTDEEDRTAPGDHGHHDDDDDDDEGRDPLGSGAAATEDGERGAALLTRRLRGLWRRSRGSHVPQRPLFEVTGANVVSEPPSKYVLYTVALRRPGPAERPPAQVSRRYSDFERLHRRLRRQFPGPMAAVSFPRKRLRRNFAAETVARRSRAFERFLGHVQAEAQLRGAAALHDFFLLPELHRAQRFTCTGLYREALGLWHNARQLQAGLGPGPAGPGTPGPGRALLALAGLAVCHQELEEPGRARACCERALRLLGPGARHPLLGPFLEAHVRLSRRLGLDGRPSEARLLALQDAGLVSVPPPSLKELLIKETLD, from the exons ATGGCCTCCCGCCTGCTGCATCGCCTGCGCCGCGCCCTGGGCGGAGAgggtccccccgccacccccgagGCCCAAGACTTCCCCGAGAGCTCGGAGCTGGACGACGACACGGCCGAGAGACTGTCCACCCGCCTCAGCGGCACCCTCAGCTTCACCGACACCGACGAGGAGGACCGGACGGCCCCGGGTGACCACGGCCaccacgacgacgacgacgacgacgacgaaggCCGGGACCCTCTCGGCTCAGGGGCGGCCGCCACAGAGGACGGAG AGCGGGGGGCCGCCCTCCTCACCCGCCGGCTGCGGGGCCTGTGGAGGAGGTCGCGCGGCAGCCACGTGCCCCAGCGCCCGCTCTTCGAGGTGACCGGCGCCAACGTGGTCAGCGAGCCCCCCTCCAAGTACGTG ctgtACACCGTCGCCCTGAGACGGCCGGGCCCGGCGGAGCGGCCCCCGGCCCAGGTCTCCCGCCGCTACTCGGACTTCGAGCGGCTTCACCGCCGGCTGCGGCGCCAGTTCCCGGGGCCCATGGCGGCCGTGTCCTTCCCCCGCAAGCGCCTGCGGCGCAACTTCGCGGCCGAGACCGTCGCCCGCCGCAGCCGGGCCTTCGAGCGCTTCCTGGGCCACGTGCAGGCCGAGGCCCAGCTGCGTGGGGCCGCCGCCCTCCACGACTTCTTCCTGCTGCCCGAGCTGCACCGCGCTCAGCGCTTCACCTGCACCGGCCTCTACCGCGAGGCCCTGGGCCTCTGGCACAACGCCCGCCAGCTGCAGGCCGGGCTGGGCCCCGGGCCGGCGGGCCCCGGGACGCCGGGCCCCGGCCGCGCCCTGCTGGCCCTGGCCGGCCTGGCCGTGTGCCACCAGGAGCTGGAGGagcccggccgggcccgggcctgcTGCGAGCGGGCCCTCCGCCTGCTGGGCCCCGGCGCCCGCCACCCGCTGCTGGGGCCCTTCCTGGAGGCCCACGTCCGGCTGTCCCGGCGCCTGGGCCTCGACGGGCGGCCGTCCGAGGCCCGGCTGCTCGCCCTGCAGGACGCCGGCCTGGTGTCCGTCCCGCCCCCCAGCCTCAAGGAGCTGCTCATCAAGGAGACGCTCGACTGA
- the ACOT8 gene encoding acyl-coenzyme A thioesterase 8, whose product MSEGGPGRADLRSVLVTSVLNLEPLDEDLYRGRHYWFPSTQRLFGGQIMGQALVAAAKSVSDDVHVHSLHCYFVRKGNPEMPVLYQVERTRTGSSFSVRSVKALQGGQPIFICQASFQRHQPSPIQHQFSMPAVPPPEDLPDLREVIANFLRQKAADPARGADPGDPNLQERYRLGLNRIAARDVPIEVKMVSPVPTGRGPHPEPEQMFWVRAQGHIGEGDVKLHCCVAAYISDYALLGTALLPQRHRFTTSFLASLDHAMWFHAPFRADHWMLYECRSPWAGGSRGLVQGRLWRRDGVLAASCAQEGVIRVKPRPRGDSKL is encoded by the exons ATGTCGGAgggcgggccggggcgggcggACCTCCGCAGCGTCCTGGTCACCAGCGTGCTCAACCTCGAGCCGCTGGACGAGGATCTGTACAG GGGCCGGCACTATTGGTTCCCGTCCACCCAGCGGCTCTTCGGAGGGCAGATCATGGGGCAGGCGCTGGTGGCGGCCGCCAAATCCGTCAGCGACGACGTCCACGTGCACTCCCTGCACTGCTACTTCGTGCGGAAAG GGAACCCCGAGATGCCGGTGCTGTACCAGGTGGAGCGGACGCGGACGGGCAGCAGTTTCTCGGTGCGGTCGGTGAAGGCCCTGCAGGGCGGGCAGCCCATCTTCATCTGCCAGGCGTCTTTCCAGCGCCACCAGCCCAGCCCCATCCAGCACCAGTTCTCCATGCCCGCCGTGCCCCCGCCCGAGGACCTGCCCGATCTCCGGGAGGTCATCGCCAACTTCTTACGGCAAAAGGCGGCCGACCCCGCCCGGGGAGCCGACCCCGG GGACCCCAACCTCCAGGAGAGGTATCGTCTGGGCTTGAATCGGATCGCCGCCCGGGACGTGCCTATTGAGGTCAAGATGGTCAGCCCGGTCCCGACCGGTCGGGGGCCCCACCCGGAGCCCGAGCAGATGTTCTGGGTGCGAGCCCAGGGCCACATCG GGGAGGGCGACGTGAAGCTGCACTGCTGCGTGGCGGCCTACATCTCCGACTACGCCCTGCTGGGCACCGCCCTGCTCCCCCAGCGCCACCGCTTCACCACCAGCTTCCTGGCCTCGCTGGACCACGCCATGTGGTTCCACGCCCCCTTCCGCGCCGACCACTGGATGCTCTACGAGTGCCGCAGCCCCTGGGCAG GGGGCTCCCGCGGGCTGGTCCAGGGCCGCCTGTGGCGCCGCGACGGGGTGCTGGCGGCCTCCTGCGCCCAGGAGGGCGTCATCCGCGTCaagccccgcccccggggggACAGCAAGCTCTGA